Proteins encoded by one window of Channa argus isolate prfri chromosome 13, Channa argus male v1.0, whole genome shotgun sequence:
- the LOC137140040 gene encoding troponin C, slow skeletal and cardiac muscles-like, translated as MDDVYKAAVENLTEEQKNEFKAAFDIFIQDAADGCISTKELGKVMRMLGQNPTPEELQEMIDEVDEDGSGTVDFDEFLVMMVRCMKEESKGKSEEELAELFRMFDKNGDGYIDLEELKTMLGSTGEPITEDDIEELMKDGDKNNDGKIDYDEFLEFMKGVE; from the exons ATGGATGACGTATATAAAGCAGCG gTTGAGAACTTaacagaggaacagaaaaaTG AGTTCAAggctgcatttgacatttttatccaGGATGCAGCAGATGGCTGCATCAGCACCAAAGAGTTGGGGAAGGTGATGAGAATGCTGGGACAGAATCCCACCCCCGAAGAGTTACAGGAGATGATTGATGAGGTGGATGAGGATG GCAGTGGCACAGTAGACTTTGATGAGTTTTTGGTAATGATGGTTCGCTGCATGAAGGAGGAAAGCAAAGGAAAATCAGAAGAGGAGTTGGCTGAACTTTTCCGCATGTTTGACAA GAATGGAGATGGCTATATAGACTTAGAAGAACTGAAGACCATGCTTGGGTCCACTGGAGAGCCCATCACTGAAGATGACATAGAGGAACTGATGAAGGATGGAGACAAAAACAACGATGGCAAAATTGATTATGATG